In Zea mays cultivar B73 chromosome 7, Zm-B73-REFERENCE-NAM-5.0, whole genome shotgun sequence, the following proteins share a genomic window:
- the LOC100216723 gene encoding uncharacterized protein LOC100216723 has product MPFRFQFPWLKNPTTNGGTSNIDTNPSPRFPNPFLPIQAHVTSFLSSFPRALPPPPPWARITSPASTSGALPTSEIEERLAGVPVYALANAAQEFVLVSSTRVGGQGGESVSPTQALGLLCFRKEDADALLEQMDGDMRAGSGVVPVALNKVIQMKSDGVAFRFLPDSSQVANAIKLMQDEGLYAGEGFPGVPVFQSRSLVLMSDNKRYRPVFFRKEDLDNSLHRTSRDQQKPNPAVRFGDTQVSSLEDIIKSMKDSSSSKWDDVVFIPPGFDLATGSTPSQLRK; this is encoded by the exons ATGCCTTTTCGATTCCAGTTCCCATGGCTCAAGAACCCAACTACAAACGGCGGCACCTCCAACATAGACACTAACCCTAGCCCCCGCTTCCCCAACCCCTTCCTCCCTATCCAAGCCCATGtcacctccttcctctcctccttcCCCCGGGcgctcccgccgccgccgccctgggCGCGCATCACCTCGCCAGCCTCCACCTCCGGGGCCCTACCTACCTCTGAGATCGAGGAGCGGCTCGCCGGGGTGCCCGTGTACGCGCTCGCCAACGCCGCCCAGGAGTTCGTGCTTGTGTCGTCCACACGCGTGGGAGGGCAAGGGGGCGAGAGCGTGAGTCCAACGCAGGCGCTCGGGCTGCTCTGCTTCCGGAAGGAAGATGCTGACGCGCTGCTGGAGCAGATGGATGGCGATATGCGCGCCGGCTCTGGTGTCGTTCCTGTCGCGCTGAACAAG GTTATCCAAATGAAGTCGGATGGTGTGGCGTTTAGATTCCTCCCTGATTCATCTCAGGTGGCTAATGCAATTAAG TTGATGCAAGATGAAGGACTGTATGCCGGAGAGGGATTTCCAGGAGTGCCAGTTTTTCAG TCAAGGAGCCTGGTCTTGATGAGTGACAACAAGAGATATCGTCCAGTTTTTTTCAGAAAG GAGGACTTGGATAACTCACTGCACCGGACCTCCCGTGATCAGCAAAAACCTAATCCTGCTGTTAGGTTTGGTGACACTCAG GTTTCTTCTTTGGAAGATATCATTAAATCTATGAAG GATAGCTCCTCCTCAAAATGGGATGATGTTGTATTTATTCCTCCTGGATTTGACCTTGCTACTGGCTCGACACCATCACAGCTCCGCAAGTAG
- the LOC103632225 gene encoding acidic endochitinase, which translates to MATGSSLVPLLLIAVAVAQIVGSQAGSISIYWGQNGGEGTLADTCATGNYRFVNLAFLAAFGNGQPPVLNLAGHCDPTNGGCASLSGDIKSCQSSGVKVMLSIGGGAGSYYLSSAADAKDVATYLWNNFLGGQSSSRPLGDAVLDGIDFDIEGGTNQHWDDLAKYLKGYSNSGRRVYLTAAPQCPFPDAWVGGALNTGLFDYVWVQFYNNPPCQYSSGSTTDLADAWKQWLSIPAKQIFLGLPASPQAAGSGFIPADDLKSQVLPLIKSSGKYGGIMLWSKYYDDQDGYSSSVKSDV; encoded by the coding sequence ATGGCAACCGGATCATCGCTGGTGCCACTGCTGCTGATTGCAGTAGCTGTTGCACAGATTGTTGGGTCACAAGCTGGTAGCATTTCCATATACTGGGGTCAGAATGGTGGCGAGGGCACACTGGCCGACACCTGCGCCACCGGCAACTACAGGTTCGTCAACTTGGCATTCCTGGCAGCCTTTGGCAATGGCCAGCCTCCTGTCCTCAACCTGGCAGGCCACTGTGACCCGACAAACGGCGGCTGCGCAAGCCTCAGCGGCGACATCAAGTCGTGCCAGAGCAGCGGTGTCAAGGTCATGCTCTCCATTGGCGGCGGTGCGGGCAGCTACTACCTTTCCTCAGCCGCGGACGCCAAGGATGTTGCGACGTACTTGTGGAACAATTTCTTGGGGGGTCAGTCATCTTCCCGCCCCTTGGGTGATGCAGTCCTTGATGGCATAGACTTCGACATCGAAGGCGGCACAAACCAGCACTGGGATGATCTTGCAAAATACTTGAAAGGGTACAGCAACTCTGGCAGGAGGGTGTACCTGACCGCTGCACCTCAATGCCCGTTTCCTGATGCCTGGGTTGGTGGTGCGCTCAACACCGGCCTGTTTGACTACGTCTGGGTGCAGTTCTACAACAACCCTCCTTGCCAGTACAGTTCAGGCAGCACCACTGATCTTGCTGATGCATGGAAGCAGTGGCTGTCAATTCCGGCGAAGCAGATCTTTCTTGGCCTCCCGGCTTCCCCTCAGGCAGCTGGGAGTGGTTTTATACCAGCTGATGACCTCAAGTCTCAGGTGCTTCCATTGATCAAGAGCTCAGGGAAATATGGAGGGATCATGCTGTGGTCCAAGTATTATGATGACCAAGATGGCTACAGTTCTTCAGTGAAGAGTGATGTGTAG